One part of the Sphingobium yanoikuyae genome encodes these proteins:
- a CDS encoding RNA polymerase sigma factor, which translates to MTAPVPAVSFDAFYRAQHNRFYHFFRRKVGRDAATDLVQEIFTRMLRGGAFDRLENPQAYLWRIAHNVLIERARTWHRKGCVLSPLDEARDAAVPPEQEWRIEAIELRRAYRRALLAMPRRTRRIFLMHRLKGLSYREISVELGVGEKGVEYHMMRALARCRRAFARWE; encoded by the coding sequence ATGACCGCGCCCGTTCCCGCCGTGTCGTTCGACGCCTTCTACCGCGCGCAGCACAATCGCTTCTATCACTTCTTTCGTCGCAAGGTCGGTCGCGACGCGGCAACCGACCTTGTGCAGGAGATATTTACTCGGATGCTGCGCGGCGGCGCCTTCGACCGACTCGAAAACCCCCAAGCCTATCTGTGGCGCATCGCGCATAATGTGCTGATCGAGCGAGCGCGGACTTGGCACCGGAAAGGATGCGTCCTCTCCCCGCTTGACGAAGCGCGCGATGCGGCCGTTCCGCCCGAACAGGAATGGCGGATCGAGGCGATCGAATTGCGCCGCGCCTATCGCCGGGCGCTGCTCGCCATGCCGCGCCGAACGCGGCGCATCTTCCTGATGCACCGGTTGAAGGGGCTATCCTACCGTGAGATATCGGTTGAACTTGGCGTTGGCGAGAAGGGTGTCGAGTATCACATGATGCGCGCGCTAGCGCGCTGCCGCCGCGCGTTCGCGCGGTGGGAATAG
- a CDS encoding nucleotidyltransferase and HEPN domain-containing protein, producing the protein MPAKPSPQHPVWLQAGHCGRCANFRLSGGVVVQERIPITLANGRRLLEDSQVYAHRHRSSSATKQRELERIVELIFDEFGAATENATGRRKGARILKVILFGSHARGDWIDAPLSANQYKSDYDLLVIVSQKEMTDRAAYWAKAEERLIRAYTIEKVLRTPVNFIVHSLHEVNDGLAHGRVFFMEVAKDGIALYEADDRELATPKPKTPEQALAMAKEYYAKWYPSADAFHASFKFLTERGNLNEAAFNLHQATERLYSCVLLTMTSYTPYNHNIAFLRSLAEGLDSRLHSVWPEANRAQRAMFQKLKEAYTKARYSKHFRISEEELTWLGERVEELGSVVHQVCSDKIADLEKAARA; encoded by the coding sequence TTGCCCGCTAAACCCTCACCGCAGCATCCGGTCTGGCTGCAAGCAGGGCATTGTGGCCGCTGCGCCAATTTTCGACTTTCAGGTGGTGTCGTGGTGCAGGAACGGATCCCGATAACTCTTGCTAATGGTCGGCGATTGCTCGAAGATTCGCAGGTCTATGCGCACCGACATCGATCATCTTCCGCTACCAAACAGCGCGAGCTTGAGCGCATCGTCGAACTCATTTTCGATGAATTCGGCGCTGCGACCGAAAATGCGACCGGGCGCCGCAAGGGCGCCCGCATCCTAAAGGTCATTCTTTTCGGCAGCCACGCGCGGGGCGATTGGATCGACGCGCCGCTATCGGCCAACCAGTATAAGTCGGATTATGACCTTCTCGTCATCGTCAGCCAGAAAGAGATGACTGACCGCGCGGCATATTGGGCGAAGGCCGAGGAACGGTTGATCCGCGCCTACACGATCGAGAAGGTGCTGCGTACTCCGGTCAACTTCATCGTTCACTCTCTTCACGAGGTGAACGATGGCCTCGCCCATGGCCGCGTTTTCTTCATGGAGGTCGCGAAAGATGGGATTGCGCTTTACGAAGCGGATGATCGGGAATTGGCCACCCCCAAGCCGAAGACGCCCGAACAGGCGCTCGCCATGGCCAAGGAATATTACGCCAAATGGTATCCCAGCGCCGACGCTTTTCACGCCTCATTTAAGTTTTTGACAGAGCGCGGGAATCTAAATGAGGCTGCGTTCAATCTTCATCAGGCAACCGAACGCCTTTATTCCTGCGTCCTCCTCACAATGACGAGCTACACCCCTTACAACCACAATATCGCCTTCCTGCGGTCCCTCGCCGAGGGACTCGACAGTCGGCTGCACAGTGTGTGGCCTGAGGCCAATCGCGCCCAGCGCGCGATGTTCCAGAAACTGAAGGAAGCCTATACGAAGGCGAGATATTCAAAGCATTTCCGGATCAGCGAAGAGGAACTTACTTGGCTCGGCGAGCGTGTCGAAGAACTTGGCAGCGTCGTGCATCAGGTCTGTTCCGACAAAATCGCCGACCTCGAAAAGGCCGCTCGCGCATAA
- a CDS encoding TonB-dependent receptor — translation MKTARLPHVGSACLTLALLMIASPAMAEDELDQSTNIQVVGHPDPEGLLPDQSAPKAVSAISTDFIIKQAPTLNAFQLVNLLPGANVSSSDPYGLSASSSLTLRGLGQDQIGVLMEGAPQNDIGYYYAYPSQFADAENVRQVMLAQGAADIDSPVVAAAGGLLSLTLDDPRAEAGGLVNLSVGSYDERRVFARIDTGRIGSTGLKAFISYSNNRADNWRGAGYDQRQHIDAKLLNEWGEGNRASIAFSFNDAKTSTYPSPSKADWEASGRGYNFDETYSEGNGNYWRLYRAPFRNFYVAAPVHLKLSDTLSFDSSAYLQMGHGNSPYGTQLATTGNYLGTEELTQPIDLPGAVDGVATVMGNWTGKQFRVGDVSKLTLQAGAHRIVAGLWFDYGTDRVTQSYTSIDADGRPVDQWGYQDKAIRTADGRLLAYENQRTETVTKGFFLADSIAVTPKLGIDIGFKGVNLLRNGRNYLPGPQSTVRIDSFAALPRAAIHYQLDDRQQLFANITTNFRTPNEFALYNSYYGGELVSQGTDGLKNEYSISQELGYRYIGPSLSFSLTGFHYHFRNRQVATVIDSGGALVNSTINAGSQSSYGLDGEIDYRPAKGMSIYASAEYLHTRLNDDLAINGDYLPTRGKRAVSAPSFQFALGSTYDDGRLFGSSALKYVGRQYATFMNDESIKGYATLDLSVGVHLAGLIDAQVMDLRINAINVTNPRVLSGVYAISTNAQDTVGRNGTLIAGSAPTYYVGSGRAVVATLSRAF, via the coding sequence ATGAAGACTGCCCGATTGCCCCATGTTGGAAGCGCCTGCCTGACGCTGGCCCTGTTGATGATCGCATCGCCCGCGATGGCGGAGGATGAGCTGGACCAGTCGACCAATATCCAGGTCGTCGGCCATCCAGACCCCGAAGGCTTGCTGCCCGACCAGAGCGCGCCCAAGGCGGTCAGCGCGATCTCCACCGACTTCATCATCAAGCAGGCGCCGACGCTCAACGCCTTCCAGCTGGTCAACCTGCTGCCCGGCGCCAATGTCTCGTCCAGCGACCCCTATGGCCTGTCGGCATCGTCCAGCCTGACGCTGCGCGGCCTGGGCCAGGACCAGATCGGCGTGCTGATGGAAGGCGCGCCGCAGAATGACATCGGCTATTATTATGCCTATCCCTCGCAATTTGCCGATGCGGAGAATGTGCGGCAGGTGATGCTGGCGCAGGGCGCGGCAGATATTGACTCGCCGGTGGTCGCGGCGGCCGGCGGCCTGTTGTCGCTGACGCTGGATGATCCCAGGGCGGAGGCGGGCGGCCTCGTCAACCTGTCGGTCGGTTCCTATGACGAGCGGCGCGTCTTTGCGCGGATCGACACGGGACGGATCGGATCGACCGGGCTGAAGGCTTTCATTTCCTATTCCAACAACCGCGCCGACAACTGGCGCGGAGCGGGCTATGACCAGCGCCAGCATATCGACGCCAAGCTGCTGAACGAATGGGGTGAGGGCAACCGCGCGAGCATCGCCTTTTCCTTCAACGACGCCAAGACATCGACCTATCCCAGCCCGAGCAAGGCGGACTGGGAAGCCTCCGGCCGGGGCTATAATTTCGATGAGACCTACAGCGAGGGGAACGGCAACTACTGGCGCCTCTATCGCGCGCCGTTCCGCAATTTCTATGTCGCGGCGCCCGTCCACCTGAAGCTGAGCGACACGCTGAGCTTCGACAGCAGCGCCTATCTGCAGATGGGCCATGGCAATTCGCCCTATGGCACGCAGCTCGCCACCACCGGCAATTATCTGGGCACCGAGGAGCTGACCCAGCCGATCGACCTGCCCGGCGCGGTCGATGGCGTCGCTACGGTAATGGGCAACTGGACCGGCAAGCAGTTCCGCGTCGGCGACGTCAGCAAGCTGACCTTGCAGGCCGGCGCGCATCGGATCGTGGCTGGCCTCTGGTTCGACTATGGCACCGACCGGGTGACGCAATCCTATACGTCGATCGATGCCGATGGCCGGCCGGTCGACCAGTGGGGCTATCAGGACAAGGCGATCCGCACTGCCGACGGGCGGCTGCTCGCCTATGAAAATCAGCGCACGGAGACGGTCACCAAGGGCTTCTTCCTGGCCGACAGCATTGCGGTGACGCCCAAGCTGGGCATCGACATCGGTTTCAAGGGCGTCAATCTGCTGCGTAATGGCCGCAATTATCTGCCTGGCCCGCAATCGACGGTGCGGATCGACAGCTTTGCCGCGCTGCCGCGGGCGGCGATCCATTATCAGCTGGACGACCGGCAGCAGCTGTTCGCCAACATCACCACCAATTTCCGCACGCCCAACGAGTTCGCGCTCTACAACAGCTATTATGGCGGCGAACTGGTGAGCCAGGGCACCGACGGCCTGAAGAACGAATATTCGATCTCGCAGGAACTGGGCTATCGCTATATCGGCCCCAGCCTGTCCTTCTCGCTGACCGGTTTCCATTATCATTTCCGCAACCGCCAGGTGGCGACGGTGATCGACAGCGGCGGCGCGCTGGTCAATTCGACCATCAATGCCGGCAGCCAGAGCAGCTATGGCCTGGATGGCGAGATCGACTATCGCCCGGCCAAGGGGATGAGCATCTATGCCTCGGCCGAATATCTGCACACGCGGCTGAACGACGATCTGGCGATCAACGGCGATTATCTGCCGACCAGGGGCAAGCGGGCGGTGTCGGCCCCCAGCTTCCAGTTTGCGCTGGGCAGCACCTATGATGATGGCCGGCTGTTCGGCAGCAGCGCGCTCAAATATGTCGGCCGCCAATATGCGACCTTCATGAATGATGAGAGCATCAAGGGCTATGCCACGCTGGACCTGTCGGTCGGCGTGCATCTGGCCGGGCTGATCGACGCGCAGGTGATGGACCTGCGCATCAACGCGATCAACGTCACCAATCCGCGCGTCCTGTCGGGCGTCTATGCGATCAGCACCAATGCGCAGGACACGGTCGGGCGTAACGGCACGCTGATCGCCGGTTCGGCGCCGACCTATTATGTCGGCAGCGGGCGCGCCGTGGTGGCGACGCTGTCGCGCGCCTTCTGA
- a CDS encoding glutathione S-transferase family protein, translated as MMKLFIGNKAYSSWSLRGWLACKLSGLPFEEGVVPLYDEEWEKRREGDEFAPSSGKVPILWDGDDIVVWDSLAIVEYLNEKAGGDQFWPTDPGARAMARSMAAEMHSSFAALRREHSMNIRQIYDPVPPSEAVAHDISRIMQLWAQARARYGGEGDFLFGEFGAVDLMFAPVVTRFITYQLPVARFAEAYMRAIIAHPWMQEWIGEAQAEEWVIDKFEVPPQTA; from the coding sequence ATGATGAAGCTGTTCATTGGCAACAAGGCCTATTCGAGCTGGTCGCTGCGCGGCTGGCTGGCGTGCAAGCTCTCCGGCCTTCCCTTCGAGGAAGGGGTGGTCCCCCTCTATGACGAGGAATGGGAAAAGCGTCGCGAGGGCGATGAGTTCGCCCCCTCCTCCGGCAAGGTGCCGATCCTGTGGGATGGCGACGACATCGTCGTGTGGGACAGCCTGGCCATCGTCGAATATCTCAATGAAAAGGCCGGGGGCGACCAGTTCTGGCCGACCGATCCGGGCGCCCGCGCCATGGCCCGCTCGATGGCGGCCGAAATGCACAGCAGCTTCGCCGCGCTCCGCCGCGAGCACAGCATGAACATCCGCCAGATCTATGATCCAGTCCCGCCGTCGGAGGCCGTCGCCCACGACATCAGCCGTATCATGCAGCTCTGGGCCCAGGCCCGCGCCCGCTATGGTGGCGAGGGCGACTTCCTGTTCGGCGAGTTCGGCGCCGTCGACCTGATGTTCGCGCCGGTCGTTACCCGCTTCATCACCTATCAGCTGCCGGTCGCCCGCTTTGCCGAAGCCTATATGCGCGCGATCATCGCCCATCCCTGGATGCAGGAATGGATCGGCGAGGCGCAGGCGGAGGAATGGGTGATCGACAAGTTCGAAGTCCCGCCCCAGACGGCCTGA
- the pnuC gene encoding nicotinamide riboside transporter PnuC, translating into MSMLEIVAVIISFLGIWLTARRHLLCWPINLMACALYAKLFLDVRLYADMVLQGVFGIAIVYGWIGWARGKRDEGEVRVVPLPPMCAAKGLALGALCAGAIGWFTHHYTDAALPWMDSALSSFSLVAQYWTARRHAASWLLWIAVDIFYVGMFMFKGLWLTAGLYAAMIGLAVLGYWRWRQVMRRNTA; encoded by the coding sequence ATGTCTATGCTGGAGATCGTCGCTGTCATCATCAGCTTCCTCGGCATCTGGCTGACGGCGCGGCGGCATCTGCTGTGCTGGCCGATCAACCTGATGGCCTGCGCCCTGTATGCCAAGCTGTTCCTGGACGTGCGCCTCTATGCCGACATGGTGCTGCAGGGGGTGTTCGGCATCGCCATCGTCTATGGCTGGATCGGCTGGGCACGGGGCAAGCGCGACGAGGGCGAGGTGCGGGTGGTGCCCTTGCCGCCGATGTGTGCCGCCAAGGGGCTGGCGCTGGGGGCGCTCTGTGCCGGCGCGATCGGCTGGTTCACCCATCATTATACCGATGCGGCGCTGCCCTGGATGGATTCGGCGCTGAGCAGTTTCAGCTTGGTTGCCCAATATTGGACGGCGCGGCGTCATGCCGCGAGCTGGCTGCTGTGGATCGCGGTCGACATTTTCTATGTCGGCATGTTCATGTTCAAGGGATTGTGGCTGACGGCCGGTCTCTATGCCGCGATGATCGGACTGGCGGTGCTGGGCTATTGGCGCTGGCGGCAGGTGATGCGTCGCAACACAGCCTGA
- a CDS encoding phosphotransferase enzyme family protein — protein sequence MSAAAPHLVHGMGLALEAPAWPAITADEAAAVLAHFPDAGRLAALAWHSPRPFSAAALVETDRGPLFLKRHHQRLRTPAALAEEHGYMAHLRSAGLAVPDVLRAADGAGAMALGEWSYELHRQAPGIDLYRDRQSWTPFLSPDHAFAAGVALAQLHRAAAGFAAPARGRHPLVSSFTILPALDPLAAAEAYVAARPAVAAFLADMPWRSELARLLAALGEGLAPRLAEQPALWTHNDWHPSNLLWSVEGAVSSIFDFGLSTRSCALHDLATAIERTVIPWLALDQGRLAEPADVDGALALLAGYRSVLPLAPAEIDTLLRLLPLVHVEFALTEIDYFFGILDDREGAMLAWQAYLVGHADWFLSGAGQGFLARLREGVAA from the coding sequence ATGAGCGCCGCCGCTCCGCATCTGGTCCATGGCATGGGGCTGGCGCTGGAGGCGCCGGCCTGGCCGGCGATCACCGCGGACGAGGCGGCGGCGGTGCTGGCCCATTTCCCCGACGCCGGCCGGCTGGCGGCGCTAGCCTGGCATTCGCCGCGCCCCTTTTCGGCGGCGGCACTGGTCGAGACGGATCGCGGCCCGCTGTTCCTGAAGCGGCATCACCAGCGCTTGCGGACGCCGGCGGCGCTGGCCGAGGAGCATGGCTATATGGCGCATCTGCGCAGTGCCGGGCTGGCGGTGCCCGATGTGCTGCGCGCCGCCGATGGCGCCGGCGCGATGGCGCTGGGCGAATGGAGCTACGAACTGCATCGCCAGGCGCCGGGTATCGATCTTTATCGCGATCGCCAGTCCTGGACGCCCTTCCTGTCGCCCGATCACGCCTTTGCGGCTGGTGTCGCGCTGGCGCAACTGCATCGGGCGGCGGCCGGTTTCGCCGCGCCGGCACGCGGGCGGCATCCGCTGGTGTCGAGCTTCACCATATTGCCTGCCCTCGATCCACTGGCTGCGGCGGAGGCCTATGTCGCGGCGCGACCGGCGGTGGCGGCCTTCCTGGCGGACATGCCCTGGCGGTCGGAACTGGCGCGGCTGTTGGCGGCATTGGGGGAGGGGCTGGCGCCGCGGCTCGCAGAGCAGCCTGCGCTCTGGACCCATAATGACTGGCATCCCTCCAACCTGCTCTGGTCGGTGGAAGGCGCGGTCAGCAGCATCTTCGATTTCGGCCTGTCGACCCGCAGCTGCGCACTGCATGATCTGGCCACCGCGATCGAGCGGACGGTGATCCCCTGGCTGGCGCTGGATCAGGGGCGGCTGGCCGAGCCGGCGGATGTGGATGGGGCGCTGGCCTTGCTGGCGGGCTATCGCAGCGTCCTGCCGCTGGCGCCTGCCGAAATCGATACGCTGCTCCGCCTGCTGCCGCTGGTCCATGTCGAATTCGCCCTGACCGAGATCGACTATTTCTTCGGCATATTGGATGATCGCGAAGGCGCGATGCTGGCCTGGCAGGCCTATCTGGTCGGCCATGCCGACTGGTTCCTGTCGGGGGCGGGGCAGGGCTTTCTGGCGCGACTCCGTGAGGGGGTGGCGGCCTGA
- a CDS encoding GmrSD restriction endonuclease domain-containing protein → MAGSTFQTNPIDLHRLLDECHRGIIQLPDFQRSWVWDEDRIKSLIASISRAFPVGALMSLDTGGPVNFKPRPVEGAPAEARQIAPQSLLLDGQQRMTSLYQVTLRGKVVETVTPKKKRVRRWFYLDIRKAVDDSVDREEAVIGVPEDRVERTDFGREVALDLSTAEMEYAALMYPVSQVFDWDKWQDGFDEYWSGDEHKAVREQFRVFKREVLENFKYYRVPVIALDRSTSKEAVCVVFEKVNTGGKPLDAFELVTAMYAASGHELRKDWYGDEGIKGRHQRLADTLRPADSDAGILTGVGNTDFLQAISLFFTRDRRRAAEQAGKEGKELPAVSGNRQALLDLPLEAYKHYETQVERGFMQAAKFLHMLHIYRIFDLPYQSQIVPLAAILADIGDAWEHEANRAKLVQWYWNGVFGELYGSAVETRIAKDFMEVPRWLSGGPEPSTVSDTIFRADRLKTMRMRLSAAYKGMNALLMKEGAQDFRSGQKFDHTVFFGENVDIHHIFPQDWCKTKGIKPAVFDSIINKTPLSYRTNRIIGGVAPSEYLAKLENGNSSTPPIASEKLDSYLQSHLIDPTLLRTDQFEAFMEDRQKRLLGLIEQAMGKAAYSGNVAEEGEDVEECEDSAEAVFTVAAD, encoded by the coding sequence ATGGCGGGATCAACCTTCCAGACCAATCCTATCGACCTTCACCGGCTGCTCGATGAGTGCCATCGAGGCATCATCCAGTTGCCCGATTTTCAGCGGAGTTGGGTTTGGGACGAAGATCGGATCAAGAGCCTGATTGCGTCGATTTCGCGCGCGTTTCCCGTAGGTGCACTCATGTCGCTGGATACTGGCGGGCCGGTCAATTTCAAACCGCGCCCCGTCGAGGGCGCACCGGCGGAAGCCCGCCAGATTGCGCCGCAATCCTTACTGCTCGACGGGCAGCAGCGCATGACCTCGCTCTATCAGGTGACGTTGCGCGGCAAGGTCGTGGAAACCGTAACTCCGAAGAAGAAGCGCGTTAGACGCTGGTTCTACCTCGATATTCGCAAGGCGGTTGACGATAGCGTTGACCGCGAAGAAGCCGTGATCGGCGTGCCTGAGGATCGCGTGGAGCGCACGGATTTTGGGCGCGAAGTCGCTCTCGATCTATCAACGGCGGAAATGGAATACGCGGCGTTGATGTATCCGGTCAGCCAAGTGTTCGATTGGGACAAATGGCAAGACGGGTTTGACGAATACTGGTCGGGGGATGAGCATAAGGCGGTGCGCGAGCAATTCCGCGTGTTCAAGCGCGAGGTGCTGGAAAATTTCAAATATTACCGTGTACCAGTGATCGCGCTTGACCGCTCAACTTCCAAGGAAGCCGTCTGCGTGGTATTCGAGAAGGTCAACACAGGCGGCAAGCCGCTTGACGCCTTCGAGCTAGTTACGGCCATGTATGCGGCTTCGGGTCACGAACTGCGAAAGGACTGGTATGGCGATGAAGGTATCAAGGGCCGCCATCAGCGGCTTGCCGATACCCTGCGCCCTGCGGATTCCGATGCCGGAATTCTGACCGGTGTCGGCAACACCGATTTTCTGCAAGCCATTTCCCTCTTTTTTACCCGGGATCGGCGCCGTGCAGCCGAACAGGCGGGCAAGGAAGGCAAGGAATTGCCTGCCGTTTCGGGCAATCGTCAGGCGCTGCTCGATCTGCCGCTGGAAGCCTACAAGCATTATGAAACGCAGGTGGAGCGTGGTTTCATGCAGGCCGCCAAGTTCCTGCACATGCTTCATATCTATCGCATCTTCGATCTCCCCTATCAGTCGCAGATTGTGCCGCTGGCGGCGATCCTCGCCGACATTGGCGATGCGTGGGAGCATGAGGCCAACCGGGCAAAACTGGTCCAGTGGTACTGGAACGGCGTGTTTGGGGAGCTCTACGGTTCCGCCGTGGAGACACGCATTGCAAAAGATTTCATGGAAGTGCCGCGCTGGCTGAGTGGCGGGCCGGAACCTTCGACGGTCAGTGATACCATCTTCCGTGCAGACCGCCTGAAAACCATGCGGATGCGGCTTTCAGCGGCCTACAAGGGCATGAACGCCCTGCTGATGAAGGAGGGCGCGCAGGATTTCCGGTCGGGTCAGAAGTTCGACCATACGGTGTTCTTCGGAGAGAACGTGGATATTCACCACATCTTTCCGCAGGACTGGTGCAAGACGAAGGGCATCAAGCCTGCCGTGTTCGACTCCATCATCAACAAGACTCCGCTGTCCTATCGCACCAACCGAATCATCGGTGGTGTCGCCCCAAGCGAATATCTGGCCAAGCTGGAAAACGGCAACAGCTCGACGCCACCCATCGCCAGTGAAAAGCTTGACAGTTATTTGCAATCGCACCTCATTGACCCCACCTTGCTCCGAACTGACCAGTTCGAGGCGTTCATGGAAGATCGGCAAAAGCGCCTGCTTGGCCTGATCGAACAGGCGATGGGGAAGGCCGCCTACAGCGGCAACGTGGCGGAAGAAGGGGAAGATGTCGAGGAATGCGAGGACTCTGCCGAAGCCGTTTTCACCGTCGCGGCCGACTGA
- a CDS encoding ArdC family protein: protein MTKQDPHSRITNRIMAELKQGARPWLKPWSGDGMVASGQSRPLRATGQPYRGINVLLLWIEAQASGFVSPSWMTYKQAQTLGAQVRKGEHGATVVYYGDGSTTVRDKDSGEDRERAFRFLKTYTVFNVAQIDGLPERLCIVPEPAPEVERIEAAEAFFASIPATVNHGGDKAYYIPSADRIQLPPFNAFHDAHGYYTTRGHETVHWTRHESRLDRSFGREKWGDEGYAREELVAELGAAFLAADLGLCIEPRPDHASYIASWIKVLQTDTRAIVQAAAHAERAVAYLHELANAKEVEEAA from the coding sequence ATGACCAAGCAAGACCCCCATAGCCGCATTACCAACCGCATCATGGCCGAGCTGAAGCAGGGCGCTCGCCCGTGGCTCAAACCGTGGAGCGGCGACGGCATGGTCGCATCGGGCCAGTCCCGTCCCTTGCGCGCCACCGGCCAGCCCTATCGCGGAATTAATGTGCTGCTATTGTGGATCGAAGCACAGGCGTCCGGTTTTGTCAGCCCGTCATGGATGACCTACAAGCAGGCGCAAACCTTGGGCGCGCAGGTCCGCAAGGGCGAGCATGGTGCAACCGTGGTCTATTACGGCGACGGCAGCACAACCGTGCGTGACAAGGACAGCGGCGAGGACCGGGAACGGGCGTTCCGTTTTCTGAAAACCTACACCGTGTTCAATGTGGCGCAGATCGACGGATTGCCAGAGCGGCTGTGTATCGTGCCAGAACCCGCGCCAGAAGTGGAGCGCATCGAAGCGGCGGAGGCGTTCTTTGCCAGCATCCCCGCAACCGTGAACCACGGCGGCGATAAGGCATATTATATTCCGTCAGCCGACCGCATCCAGCTTCCGCCGTTCAATGCGTTTCACGATGCCCACGGATATTACACCACGAGGGGCCATGAAACCGTGCATTGGACTCGCCATGAGAGCCGACTTGATCGCAGCTTTGGCCGCGAGAAATGGGGCGATGAAGGCTATGCCCGCGAGGAGCTTGTTGCCGAGTTGGGCGCCGCTTTCCTTGCTGCCGACCTTGGGCTTTGCATTGAGCCGCGCCCCGATCATGCCAGCTACATTGCGAGCTGGATCAAGGTGCTGCAAACCGACACGCGCGCCATCGTTCAGGCCGCCGCCCATGCTGAGCGCGCCGTTGCCTATCTCCATGAACTGGCGAACGCCAAGGAGGTGGAAGAGGCGGCATAG